CTTTGTCTGAAACAATATTTTTTGCTTTAAACTTAATAAACTCGTTTATTTTACTTTTATCTCCTGTAATCCAACAAGCTTTGTAGAAAGAACGTGCTTCAAAACGACACTTTGCACCGTATTCATGTTCTAATCTGTATAAAATGACTTCAAATTGTAATTCGCCCACTGTGCCTATAAATTTTCTGTTACCTGGTTCTTGTCTAAACAACTGTGCAACACCTTCATCCGTGAGTTGTTCAATACCTTTTTCGAGTTGTTTGGATTTCATAGGATCAAGGTTAATTAGTTCTTTGAAAATCTCAGGCGAAAAACTCGGTATTCCTTTGTAAATCATTTTCTCGCCTTCAGTGATAGTGTCTCCAATCTTAAAATTCCCGGTATCATATAAGCCAACAACATCTCCCGGGAATGCACTTTCAACCAAACTCTTACTTTCCGCCATAAAAGTTACGGGATTAGAAAATTTCATTTCCTTGTCTAATCTTACATGATAATAGAAAGTGTTCCTGTCAAACTTGCCTGAAACAATACGGAGGAATGCAATTCTGTCTCTGTGTCTGGGATCTATGTTTGCATGAATTTTAAAAACAAAACCGCTTAATTTAGGCTCATTAGGGCTTACTAGTCTTAAAGAGGTTTCGCGTGGTTTAGGTCTGGGTGCAATTTCAATAAATTTATCAAGCATTTCTTGGATACCAAAACTGTTCAATGCTGAACCAAAAAACACCGGAGCAAGTTTACCGGATAAATATGCTGCGATATCAAATTCACCATAGATGCCTTCAATGAGTTCATTGTCTTCTCTTAGTTTTTCAGCTTCCTTAGCTCCAATCAAATTGTCTAGTTCTGAAGAATAAAGGTCGTTGAGTACAGCCACTTCTTTGCCGATTTTTGTTTTTGCTGTTTCAGTAAATCTAAAACTGCCGTCATATAATTTATATACACCTTTAAAGGTTGCTCCTATTCCAATAGGCCAGCTAAGCGGACGAACTTTAATTGAAAGTTTTTGTTCTAATTCATCTAATAGTTCATAAGGGTCTCGACCTTCGCGGTCTAACTTGTTGATAAAAACAATTACAGGAGTGTCTCTCATACGACATACTTCCATAAGTTTCTCCGTTTGTTCTTCAACCCCTTTAACGCAGTCAATAACAAGAATGACACTATCTACCGCAGTAAGTGTTCTAAATGTATCCTCAGCAAAATCCTTGTGACCGGGTGTGTCCAAAATATTAATGAGTTTGTTCTTGTAATTGAAAGTCATAACCGAGGTTGCAACACTAATCCCTCTTTGCTTTTCAATCTCCATAAAATCGGATGTGGCAGTTTTTTTAATTTTATTTGACTTAACAGCACCGGCAGTTTGAATGGCACCACCAAATAAAAGTAGTTTTTCAGTCAGTGTTGTTTTTCCGGCATCCGGGTGACTTATGATGGCAAATGTCTTACGCTTGTCTATTTCTTTCTCGATTATAGTAGTCATCTTTGTTTTTTATTTTTTCTTTTTAGTACAACTAAGTATAATGCCAACGCACTCAAGAATCCGATTGTAGCAAAAAGTAAAATCCTGGGTTTGTGTGTAGGTTGTATGACACTAAGCGAATCTTGTTGTGCAAATTGCAGTGAGTTAGGTTCAAAAGACCATTGCAACACAAGTGCTATAGATAATGTCAATACGATAATTAGTATATGAAATTGAGGAGTTTTCATTGGGTTGGCAAATGTATAACGAAATTAAATTGCAGTTCTTGATTTTATGAAGAGTAAGAAAGGTCGAAAGAAACATAATCGTAAAAAAAAGTTTAACTATGCTTTTATTATGTCTGTTCTTGCAAATCGTTGATACTAACAGATGTTAGGTTGGTTTTATTTTTGGAAAAAGTTTGCGTAAATAAAAATAAGGATAAATTTGCGCACGAAAATCACATTATAAAAGTCAATAATAGCGAAATGAATTCTACTTTAAAAAAGACCATATTCAAGGCATTAGTTGCTGTTGTATTTTTGTCAATTGCTTATTTTGCAAAACCAGTTTTTTCTCATCAAATCCTGCCATTTGAAACGCATCAAGCATCATGGTTTGGAGTTGGAGGAGGAGAATATACTCCTTATGAAGCTGTAACTCCATACGATACGGTTAGAACTCAGGTTTTATGGATGATTTTTATTGCCTTTGTTTTATTAATTGTTGTTATTGCATTTGTTTTTGATATCGCACATTTCACATATAAAATAACAGGCAAGAAGGTTGCAGATATTAATAAGGTAAGTGCATGGATTTGTATCATTATCTTGGTTGTTGGGGTTTATTTTGCATTCTGGGAACTATTTGCTCAGGGTAAATATGCCAAAGTAGGCAATCCAAGTGCTGCACATGGTGTTGCATTAGATAACATGTTCATGTTTACTTTTGTATTAACCTTCGCAGTTTTTATTCTTACTGAGATTTTATTGTTTGTTTTTCCATTCTTGTATAGGACTAAAGAAGGCAGAAAAGCATACTACTATCCTGAAAACAATAAACTTGAAATCTTCTGGACTGCTGTTCCTTTCATAATATTGGTTATAATGGCATTTAGAGGAAATGCAGCATGGAAAGAAATTACCTATAACCCCGAAGCTAAAAATGCTGATGAAATAGAAGTTTTTGCATATCAGTTTGGTTGGTCTGCACGCTACCCAGGTCAAGATGGAAAGTTTGGCGCAGCAAGTTTTAATTATATCTCAGGTACTAACCCTTTAGGTTTAGCAGTAAAATCAGAGGTTGCGAAGTTTACGGAAGAGTTAAAGAAGGATACAGCTGATTGTAATAAAAAGATTGCGAATGTTTCTGTTTATTTATCTGAACTTAATAGCCAATTAATTGAATATCAAAATAAAGCAGACTTTAAGGGAGTAAAAGACACAGAAAAAGAAATAGAAAATGTGAAGTGTGGTAAATATGTTGATGAGTTAAAATTAACGTTACGCAGAAGAACAAAACAATTAGAGAGAATGGCTTTGTTAGAATCTGATAAGGACCAATACGCTAAAACATTTAATGGAGATGCAAACGATGATTTGGTGGTGAAAGAAATTGTTATTCAAAAAGGGAAGGCTGTAAGATTCAAATTCCGTTCTAGAGATGTTATTCATTCAGCATTTGCTCCGGATTTTAGACTACAAATGAATACTGTACCAGGTATGAGTACATATTTTGTTTTTGTTCCAACTAAAACCACCGCAGAAGCCAGAGCAGAAAAAGGCGATGAAGAATTCAATTATTATATTTATTGTAACAAGGTCTGTGGTCAAGCACATTTTAATATGAAGATTAAAATTACTGTTGTTGAAACAGAAGCAGAATATAAAGAGTGGATAGGTAAACAAAAACCTTCTTTTGCAGAAACTCAAATAACTAATTCTGCGAGCATGATTGCAGTTACCGATTCTCACAAAGCAAATAATCTTTAATTTATCATAATTATAAATACTTAAGTATAATGAGTCATACAGCACATATAGAAACAGAAGGTCATAGCCACCATGAACATGGCAAACAGAGCTTTATAAGCAAGTATATTTTTAGTTTGGATCACAAAATGATTTCACGTCAATATCTAATCACAGGTATGATTATGGGATGTATTGGTGGTTTTATGTCTGTCTTGTTCAGATTACAATTAGCTTGGCCAGGACACTCGTTTACCATTGTAGAAATGTTGCTTGGTAAGTGGGGTAAAGGCGGAGTTATTGACCCGAACTTCTTCCTAGCATTAGTTACTATTCATGGTACAATCATGGTGTTCTTTGTACTTACCGGTGGGTTAAGCGGCACCTATAGTAATCTGTTAATTCCGTTACAAATTGGAGCTAGAGATATGGCATCTCCATTTTTAAATATGCTTGGCGTTTGGTTCTTTATCGCTTCTGCAATAGTATTGGTTTGTTCATTTTTTGTTGAAACTGGTCCTGCCGGTGGTGGATGGACTGTTTATCCTCCTTTGTCAGCACTAGACAAAGCAATTCCTGGTTCGGGTATGGGAATGACTTTGTGGTTGTTTTCAATTGTCTTGTTTATAATTTCATCTTTATTAGGTGGCATTAATTATATTTCAACTATTCTAAACATGAGAACTAAAGGTATGTCCATGAATCGTATGCCTTTAACAGTTTGGAGTTTCTTTTTTGCTGCTATTGTAGGATTGCTTTCTTTCCCTGTATTGTTAGGTGCAGGATTATTTTTAATTTTTGATAGAATGTTAGGAACCTCATTCTATTTGTCGGATATTTATCTTAATGGTGTTGGAGCTTTAGATAATGTTGGAGGTAGCCCTATCTTATATCAACATTTATTTTGGTTTTTAGGACATCCAGAGGTTTATATTATTATTCTACCTGCTTTTGGGATTGTATCAGAAATTATATCAAACAATGCACGTAAACCTATATTTGGATATACTGCAATGATTATTTCCATGTTTAGTATTTCTTTCTTGTCTTTCCTTGTATGGGGACACCACATGTTTGTTACAGGTATGAATCCGTTTTTAGGTACTATTTTTATGGCTATTAGCTTGATTATCGCTGTGCCATCATCCGTAAAGACATTTAATTATCTTACGACATTGTGGAAAGGTAATATAAGATTTACACCAGGTATGTTATTCTCAATTGGCATGGTTTCATTATTTATTTCCGGAGGTGTTACAGGGATGTTCTTAGGAAATGCTGCTGTAGATATTACACTGCACGATACTTATTTTGTAATTGGACATTTCCACCTTGTAATGGGTGCGGCTGCAATATTTGCGATGTTTGGTGGAGTCTATCATTGGTTTCCAAAAATGTTTGGACGTATGATGAATAACACATTGGGACATTTTCATTTTTGGCTTACCTTCATAGGCGCTTATGTAGTATTTTACCCTATGCACTTTTTAGGTGTTGCCGGAGTGCCTCGTAGATATTATGAGTTCACATTAATCCCTGAATTCGGGGTTTGGATGGATGTGAATATTGTGATGACACTTGGAGCTATTTTAGGAGTTGGAGCACAGTTACTTTTCATTTATAACTTTGTTAGAAGTATTTATTGGGGGGAAAAAGCTACTCAGAATCCTTGGAATGCGAATGGACTTGAATGGACAACACCTGTTGAACATATTCATGGTAATTGGCCAGGTCCACTTCCTGTTGTATATAGAGGTGCTTATGAATATAGTGTACCCGGAAGAGAGTCTGATTTCTGGCCCCAAAATGAACCTGATGATAGTGATTTAGTTGAAGCTAATTATCAACCTGTTACATCTCACACACCTGATACTGAAACTCCTTCAGTTATTGATGAGACTCCAACTGCAAACAAAGTATTATTTTCTTCTTTTGCACGCTTGTTCGGTTTGGTTAAAGCATAATTATAGAACCCTATTTAGAAAGCCTTAGAAGATCTCTAAGGCTTTTTTTATTTTCAATTTCCCGCATAACGTACGCTTAGCTACACTCTCGTAATATTTTTGATAAGCTGTGTTATTCATGCCGTTGAATATTAAGGTTTTGCATTTGTATTATTTTTTTTACTAAAACGCTTGTTAAAAGATGAAAATAACTATTATTGCGACCTAATAATTAGTTAACTAACAGTATGAAAAATAAATTACAAAAAATCAGCAACAGATTATTCCTGATGTCTGTATTTATGATGCTATGTAATTCGTTGTATTCTCAAATGTCGTATGAAGAATATAAAGCGACTTACAAACCCAATTACAAAACCATTACTCCTGATATGAAGCTTGTGAAAACAATTAATGATTCAAAGCCTAGTGTAGGAGCAGCAGCAATCGAGATTTTATTAGAGAATATTGATAAAAACTCAAGTGATCAGGACTCTAAATTGAAAATTGTTGCAATTTTAACAAGTTGTAAGCGTGACGTGGTTGCGAATATTTTAAAAGAACTTTCAACCGAGAATGCAATAAAGGCACTAAATATTGTAAAAGATGAATGGGTGAGAGAAGTAATGTGGTTCGTTGATGTAACAACATATCATAATTTAGCTTCTAGTTTAGCGGCTATCAAAAATTTCAAAGTCAATGATGGCGCATTCGGGCAAAAATCAGATAAGTGGATGCCTGTTTATGCAGGTCTTGGTTATGATCTTTCTATAGGAGGATATCAGGCATTTAATGATTATATAGAAGTTTACAACGCGGGGACAACTAAAAAAGATGGGAAAGGAAATCTTTTGACATTGTCCACTCCGTTAAATAAAATGAGTAAAACAAATGGTATAGATATATTTGGTGCTTTCTATAAAACAGGCAAAAGAATAATCGAGATTCAATTGCAAAGTAGAAAAGCAGTTTCTACGGGTGGTGGTACCGACTGGTCTAGGACATACAGCTTTGGTTCAAATGCACTTAATTTGTTAATTTTAAAACCAAGTGCACATACATATAAACCTGTCATAACTTATTCAGGCTGGGGTTTTCATGGAGCTTTTGCTAATGTAAGAGGTAAGATTGACGTAGCGAATTCTGAAGGTGTGCCACATCAAGGAAAGTTAGGTGGAGGTACTTCTGCCGGATTTAGCTATAACTTAGGGATGTTTATTAACCCAAGTAAAAAATGGCCAGTAATGATTGGTTTACGAGCTTATGCACAATTTAATTTAATGCTTTATGATGTTAGTTATCTGAATGCCACTAATCCTCAAGCAAGTACTCCAAAGACTGTAAAATCAATGAATAATCTTTATGGATTACAGTTTCAAGCTATTTATAAGTTCCCTCAAAGAACACCTTCTCATGTATATCCAACATTCCAAGAGGAAATAGTTGCTAAAATGGATAAGCATATTAACACAGTATATAGTGAGATTAATCCGGTCATTTCACCCGATGGGAAAACTCTTTATTTTATTAGATCTGATCACCCTTTAAATAATGTTGGTGCTTATTCTTCTCAAGATATTTGGGTAGCTGATATTAGTAATGGAATAGAAAACGCTTCTGCGGAGCATTTAACAGATCCTTTTAATACTCGCACATATAATAGTATTGCAGGTGTGAGTCCCGATGAAAATACCATGATGATTAAAGGTTTCTTTAAGAATGGAGAGTATGTTAAAAAAGGATATTCTTTCATCTATAGAACTATTGACGGTTGGTCTAAACCGGAAGGGATTACTATTAAAGATTATGAAAACATGTCTAAGGGTAACTATGTTGCTGCATATTGGACTCAAGATGGTAAACATTTAATTTTAGGTTTTTCTGAAAGTTCAACAGATGATAACGAGAAATTATATGTATCTCATTTGCAAAAGGATGGAACATGGTCAAGACCTATTAATTTAGGACCCAAAATCAACACTTCAGGAGATGACGTTCACTCTCCGTTTATGGCATCTGATGGAAAAACCCTTTATTTCTCTTCAAACAGAAAAGGAGGACTTGGAAGTAATGATATTTGGATTTCAAAGAGATTGGATGATACTTGGACAAATTGGTCTGAGCCGGAGAACTTAGGTGATGGTGTAAATACACCTAAATGGGATGCATATTATTCAATTGATGCATCAGGAAAATATGCTTATATGGCAAGTTCTGAAAACTCAGTTGGCTTAACTGATATTGTTAGAATAACACTTAAAGAGGATGTTCAACCGGATCCTGTTGTATTGATTCGAGGAAAAGTGTTGAATGAAAAAACTAATGAACCCATTGGAGCCACTATTGTTTATAATGGAATTGAAGATGGCGTGAATTATGGTGTTGCACGTACGAATCCCAAAACAGGTGAATATAAAGTTGTATTACCTTATGGTAAGAACTACGATATTACAGCAAGCGCTGCAGGTTTCATTGGTGTTTCGGAAAATTTAGATTTTAGAAAAGTCGGAGACTATCAAGAAATTGAGAAGAACCTTTATCTTGTTCCTATTGAAGTAGGTGCTACTGTTAGGTTGAATAATATTTTCTTTGAGTTTGGTTCTGCTAATTTACAATCTGAATCATTTACAGAGTTAGATAGAGTAGTGAAGTTCATGCAGGATAACCAAACTGTAAAAATTGAACTTTCTGGTCATACTGACAATGTTGGAAGCGATGCTTCTAATAATAAATTGTCACAAGATCGTGTGAATTCTGTGAAAAAATATTTGGTTGACAAAGGTATTAATGAAAGTAGAATGACTGCCAAAGGATATGGAAAAACTAAGCCAGTTGCTACTAATGATACAGAAGAAGGAAGACAACAAAATCGAAGGGTTGAGTTTAGCATCATAGAGAAATAACATATCAAAAATAGAATTTTTGAAAGGCAGTGTTTTTTAACACTGCCTTTTATTTTGTTTCCATTTTTGGATTAATTTCGCAAGCACTTTACGCCTTGGACAATCAGCCTGAAATATCACAAACAAACATTGTAGCACTAAGAGCCGGAATCAAGGATTATCTAATGTTAGGTAAATTTCGTTTGTCAATGCTTGTCGCTATTACTGCATGTATTGGATATATTGTTGGCGTGTTTAAGCATCCTGAAGTTGCGGAATTTAGCATTTTATCATTGCTTTTGCTCCTTGTTGGTGGCTTTCTTTTGTCTGCTTCTTCAAACGCATTAAATCAAGTTATTGAAAGAGATTCTGATAGGTTGATGTCAAGGACACAAAATAGACCGCTTGTTACCAACGTGTTGTCTGTGAATGAAGCCTTAGTTTTTGCTTTTATTACTGCAGTGCTAAGCATTTTCATTCTTGGTATTACTTTTAATGCAACAGTTGCTTTTTTAGGTTTAGGTTCACTTGTAATATATGCATTTGTGTACACTCCTCTAAAAAAGGTGAGCCCTGTATGTGCATTTGTTGGGGCATTTCCCGGTGCAGCCCCGCCAATGTTAGGGTTTATTGGCGCAACAGGTGAAATTACTTTTATTGCTTTAGTGATTTTTGCGATACAATTTTTTTGGCAATTTATTCATTTTTGGAGTTTGGCTTGGTTACTTCATGAAGATTATTTAAAGGCTGGCTACTTTATGCTTCCTTCTCGACAAGGAAAAAGTAAAAGAAGTGCTTTTCAAATATGGTGGTATGCTTTATTAATGACACTTACAAGTGCAATACCTTTTATTGTTGGCTTTAGTGGTCCGTTCTATTTGCTTGTTGCAATGATATGCGGAGGGCTTGTGATGTGGTATGCACTACAACTTTATAAAACACTGGAAAACAAAGAAGCAAAAAAAGTAATGTTGTCAAGCTATATGCACATTGTTTTTGTTTTGCTCGCTCTTTTAATGTAATAAAATGACTACTAATTTTGAAACAAATAATCACCTTCAAGATTCCAAAAACTTAAAAAGTTCAGGAAGTTTTGGCGTTCATCCTGTAATTTTTCTTGTTTGGCTTTTAATAATCGCCTCCATAATGCTCTTTGCAGGTTTTCTAAGTGCATATATTGTACATAGAACAGATGGGTTACGTAATGAAGCGTGGTTGCAATTTGATTTACCAATATGGTTTTGGATTAGTGCCGGAATCGCCATAGCCTCAAGTTTATTAATGCAGAAGGCATATAATGCAGCTAAAAAAGACGATGTACAATTGGTGCCAAGTTTAGTATTGCTTTCAATTGTTACAGGAGTAGCATTTGGAGTATCACAATTCTTAGGCTGGAAAGATATGATAAGCAGAGGGTTATTTATTTCAAATCAGGAGCCGGAGGAAATTTCTGCGAGTTTTGTATATGTGATTTCTTTTGTTCACTTAGCTCATATTCTCATAGGACTTTCTTTATTAATCCTTACGTTCTTTAAGTCTTTAAAGTTAAACGTCCATCGCAAAAACCTTGTGTTTATTAATATCTCCACAACTTATTGGCATTTTCTTGGGTTGCTTTGGATTTGTATTCTTTTATTTCTTTACTTTGCGCGGTAAGAATTTTATTCAGAACTAATTATTTATTTTTCATATAGATGTCAAATACTACTACAATACAACAAGCTAAGCCCACATGGGCAGGAGGTCGCTCTCCATTTAATGTTAGCTATGGAAAGTTGATGATGTGGATATTCTTGATTTCGGATATCTTTACATTTTCTTCACTTTTAGTTTTTTATGGTGCCACCAGATTTGCTAATTGGGATATATGGCCATCGCCAGATATGGTGTTTAATCACTTCCCTTTTGCAGGTCATACCCACTTACCTTTATTTTTTGTTAGCTTAATGACTTTTGTCCTAATTTTCAGTTCAGTAACAATGGTGCTGGCAGTTGAGGCAGGTCAAAGGAATTCACACAAAGAAGTAGGTAAGTATATGTTGTTGACTATTATTGGCGGAATTATTTTCCTTTCTTGTCAAGCATGGGAATGGTCTGTATTTATTGGAGAAGGTGCACGATTATACGAGAACAACTTTGGATTATCTGAAGCCGGATTTAAGTATGCACATAGTCTTAAATTGTTTGATCACTATCATTGGGAAGAAGGATTTAGAGTGGCAGGTGCTCCGCAGTTCTCAGCCTTTTTCTTTTTGGTTACAGGTTTTCATGGATTTCACGTACTAAGCGGTGTGATTATCAATATTGTAGTTTATCTAAATGTAATTTTTGGTACGTATGAAAGAAGAGGGCACTACGATATGGTTGAGAAGGTAGGTCTCTATTGGCACTTTGTTGACTTAGTTTGGGTGTTTGTGTTTACCTTTTTCTATCTCATCTAATTTATACATTAATTTATATCAATATGAGTACAATAAATCAAGTAATGGAAGATCCGGAAAAACAATATGACCCGACTGTTTATGTCCCTGAGGCACATAGCCATGGTAAGAAAGAAGTTTGGATGGTTTTTTGGGTATTGTTGTTTCTAACCTTAATTGATGTAGTTCTTTACTTCACATTTAAACCTTCTAATCTTAGAAATTACACCTTTATTGCATTAGGACTTCTGAAAGGGTTTTATATAGTCGGAACATTTATGCACCTTAAATATGAAGTTAAAAATCTAGTTTTAACTATACTTTTACCTTTGATTTTGGTAGTGTATTTGATTGCATTAGTAATTCATGAAGGCGGAGCAATCGAACTCTCTAACTATATATAAAAGGTAAAGACAATATACGTTTTCTCAAATCCTCTTATACCTCAAGTATAAGAGGATTTTTTTTGTATGTCTTTCCGTAATCTCTGTTTTAGTTCAATTGCTTTTTACTCCTTGATGAAACTGTAGACTTTACTTTGCATAATTGCTATACTCAAAACTATAAGAGCAGTATTAATTTGTGATAAGGTAAGTTAGATTCATCTCAATTTTTTAGCTTTGCAGCACTATGAGTATAACACAAGATTTGAAAGAGCTTGATGAAATTGTTAAGCACATTAAAGAAAGAGGGTATTATTCAAAATACACAGAAAATATTAGGTCTTATTCAGAAGAGTATATGAAAATGGGTGAGACTGCATTTCATAAACAGTTGAATAGTAATTTTAATGAATTATATGCTTCCGGTTGTGCAAATTGGATTGGTGAGGAAGTTTCACCTTACTTAAATGTCGGTTTAGGAATACATTATCCTGCATTTGATGTAAAAACATTGGTGCTGAATGCTCAGCAAGTGAAAAACGCATGGGCTAAAACTTCTTTAGAATTGCGTACAAAAATTTTATTAGAATCTTTAGATGTAATTGCAGAGAGGTTCTCCGAAATAGCTTATGCTACCATGCATACAACCGGTCAATCGTTTTTAATGTCATTTCAGGCAAGTGGGCCTCATGCACTTGACCGTGCGATGGAAGCAATTGTTATGGGATATGTGGAACAAAGTAGATATAATGCACACACAACATGGACTAAAAATTTAGGCAAATTTGATTTGACACTTGAAAAGAACTATAAAGCAATCCCCAAAGGAATCGGGCTGTTAATCGGCTGTTCTACATTTCCAATTTGGAATTCATTTCCTGGTCTATATGCTGATTTAATTACTGGTAATGTTGCGATTCTGAAACCGCATCCTAAAGCAATCTATCCAATCGCCATTGTGATAAGCGAAATACAAAAAGTATTAGAAAAGTACGGTTTTGATAAACGGATTGTACAAATAGCAGTTGATACAGTGCAGGCTCCTATTACAAAGGTATTATGTGAACAATCTGATATTAAATTGATAGACTATACGGGTGGCAATGCTTTTGGAGATTATGTAGAATCTCTTGTTGGAAAGGAAACATTTACAGAAAAAGCAGGAGTTAATTCAATCATATTGGATTCCTCTAATGATTTGCAAAAGACCGCACAAAATATTGCGTTTTCAATTAGTTTATATTCAGGTCAAATGTGTACTGCACCGCAAAATATTTTTGTTGCAGAACAAGGTATTTCAACACCAAATGGAATTGTTGGATTTGATGAGTTTAAGACAATATTGTCAGAGGCTATAAAAGGTTTGGTTACCAATCCTAAAGCAGGAGCAGCAACTTTGGGTGCAATACAAAACGATTTTACTTTAGAAAGAGTGAAGAAAGGGAAATTGCAATTCTCAGATATAGTCTTGGATACAGTTCCGGTAGAAAATCCTGAGTTTGAAGCGGCAAGAGTACAAAGCCCAATTGTAGTAGCAGTTGAAAGTGCTCAAAAAGATTTGTATTGGAAGGAATACTTTGGACCTTTTGTGGTGCTGATAAAGACCAAGAATTTCGAAGAATCTCTTCAGTTAGCTGCTCAGTCAGCACGTGAAAACGGTGCAATTACATGTTTAGCCTATTGCACAGATGCAGAGAAGTCAGACAAGATAGAAGATGTTATGAATAATGCGTTTACTCCTGTATCTTTTAACTTTTCAGGTGCAGCATTTGTCAATCAACACGCTGCTTTTTCCGATTTACACGTAACAGGTGGCAATCCTGCAGGTAATGCAACTTTCACCGATCCTAATTTCATTAATAAGCGTTTTGTTTGGGTGGGAAACCGTTATATGAAAGAATAAATTAGATGTATATACATATAATTTTATTCTTCAGATACTAAATTTGCACTCGTATTAACAAAACAAAATCTTAACATGAAAAAAGTATTTTTAATTGGTTTTGCTGCAGTATTATTTGCAGCGTGTTCAAGTAACACAAATCAAGTAGCTGCAACTGAAGCCGGAGAAGTAGCACAAGTAGAAGAAACAGCCCTAACCCTTAATATTGATACTCAACAAAGTGGAATTGAGTGGTTGGGAGCTAAATTCTTAGGAAAAACTCACAATGGTACCATTAATCTTTCAGGCGGAACTGTTTCAATTGAGGATGGTAAAGTAGTAGCCGGTGATTTTACGGCAGATATGAATACTATAAAGAATCTTGACTTACCTGCAGAAGGAGAGTATAATCAAGAAAAGTTAGAAGGACATTTGAAAAGCGACCATTTCTTTGATGTAGCTAAGTTTCCAACCTCTACTTTTCATATTACTTCAGTTGAAGTTGTTCAAGATGATTCAGGTAATACTCATAAGATTTCAGGTAATTTAACAATCAAAGGTGTAGCAAAGCAGGTTACATTCCCTGCTAAGGTTGATTTCTCTGAGAATGGTTTTAAAGCATCGGCTACTTTTGTAATTAATAGACTTGATTGGGGAGTTACTTATGATGAAGAAGGTATTAAAAACTTCTTAGATGGCGTGGTGAAGAAAGGAAAAGATGACTTTGTTAAAAATGAACTAGAAATCAAGGTTAACTTGGTTGCTCA
The sequence above is drawn from the Bacteroidia bacterium genome and encodes:
- a CDS encoding peptide chain release factor 3 translates to MTTIIEKEIDKRKTFAIISHPDAGKTTLTEKLLLFGGAIQTAGAVKSNKIKKTATSDFMEIEKQRGISVATSVMTFNYKNKLINILDTPGHKDFAEDTFRTLTAVDSVILVIDCVKGVEEQTEKLMEVCRMRDTPVIVFINKLDREGRDPYELLDELEQKLSIKVRPLSWPIGIGATFKGVYKLYDGSFRFTETAKTKIGKEVAVLNDLYSSELDNLIGAKEAEKLREDNELIEGIYGEFDIAAYLSGKLAPVFFGSALNSFGIQEMLDKFIEIAPRPKPRETSLRLVSPNEPKLSGFVFKIHANIDPRHRDRIAFLRIVSGKFDRNTFYYHVRLDKEMKFSNPVTFMAESKSLVESAFPGDVVGLYDTGNFKIGDTITEGEKMIYKGIPSFSPEIFKELINLDPMKSKQLEKGIEQLTDEGVAQLFRQEPGNRKFIGTVGELQFEVILYRLEHEYGAKCRFEARSFYKACWITGDKSKINEFIKFKAKNIVSDKDHNLVFLADTAWVLNTAIETNPDIQFHFTSEFKDG
- a CDS encoding cytochrome c oxidase subunit II, producing the protein MNSTLKKTIFKALVAVVFLSIAYFAKPVFSHQILPFETHQASWFGVGGGEYTPYEAVTPYDTVRTQVLWMIFIAFVLLIVVIAFVFDIAHFTYKITGKKVADINKVSAWICIIILVVGVYFAFWELFAQGKYAKVGNPSAAHGVALDNMFMFTFVLTFAVFILTEILLFVFPFLYRTKEGRKAYYYPENNKLEIFWTAVPFIILVIMAFRGNAAWKEITYNPEAKNADEIEVFAYQFGWSARYPGQDGKFGAASFNYISGTNPLGLAVKSEVAKFTEELKKDTADCNKKIANVSVYLSELNSQLIEYQNKADFKGVKDTEKEIENVKCGKYVDELKLTLRRRTKQLERMALLESDKDQYAKTFNGDANDDLVVKEIVIQKGKAVRFKFRSRDVIHSAFAPDFRLQMNTVPGMSTYFVFVPTKTTAEARAEKGDEEFNYYIYCNKVCGQAHFNMKIKITVVETEAEYKEWIGKQKPSFAETQITNSASMIAVTDSHKANNL
- a CDS encoding cbb3-type cytochrome c oxidase subunit I: MSHTAHIETEGHSHHEHGKQSFISKYIFSLDHKMISRQYLITGMIMGCIGGFMSVLFRLQLAWPGHSFTIVEMLLGKWGKGGVIDPNFFLALVTIHGTIMVFFVLTGGLSGTYSNLLIPLQIGARDMASPFLNMLGVWFFIASAIVLVCSFFVETGPAGGGWTVYPPLSALDKAIPGSGMGMTLWLFSIVLFIISSLLGGINYISTILNMRTKGMSMNRMPLTVWSFFFAAIVGLLSFPVLLGAGLFLIFDRMLGTSFYLSDIYLNGVGALDNVGGSPILYQHLFWFLGHPEVYIIILPAFGIVSEIISNNARKPIFGYTAMIISMFSISFLSFLVWGHHMFVTGMNPFLGTIFMAISLIIAVPSSVKTFNYLTTLWKGNIRFTPGMLFSIGMVSLFISGGVTGMFLGNAAVDITLHDTYFVIGHFHLVMGAAAIFAMFGGVYHWFPKMFGRMMNNTLGHFHFWLTFIGAYVVFYPMHFLGVAGVPRRYYEFTLIPEFGVWMDVNIVMTLGAILGVGAQLLFIYNFVRSIYWGEKATQNPWNANGLEWTTPVEHIHGNWPGPLPVVYRGAYEYSVPGRESDFWPQNEPDDSDLVEANYQPVTSHTPDTETPSVIDETPTANKVLFSSFARLFGLVKA